In a genomic window of Candidatus Dadabacteria bacterium:
- a CDS encoding OadG family protein, producing MILEGVKLMVIGMATVYIFLLVLMVSVMLSAKLFKDSDVRAPSGPGASKKSRRDVIPVIAAAVAAYRAKHAGDG from the coding sequence ATGATCCTTGAAGGCGTAAAACTCATGGTCATAGGTATGGCCACAGTATATATTTTTCTGCTTGTATTGATGGTAAGCGTGATGTTGTCTGCGAAGCTTTTTAAAGACAGCGACGTGCGTGCGCCCTCGGGTCCCGGGGCGTCCAAAAAATCCAGAAGGGACGTCATTCCGGTTATAGCCGCGGCAGTTGCGGCCTACAGGGCGAAGCATGCCGGCGACGGCTAG
- the rpmH gene encoding 50S ribosomal protein L34, producing MKRTYQPHVKKRLRTHGFRARLSTRGGRSILRRRTAKGRYVLTVGRWKK from the coding sequence ATGAAAAGGACTTATCAACCGCACGTAAAAAAGAGGCTCAGAACACACGGCTTCCGCGCCAGGCTGAGCACAAGGGGAGGCAGAAGCATACTCAGGAGAAGAACTGCCAAGGGAAGATACGTTCTCACGGTTGGGA